One window from the genome of Cryptomeria japonica chromosome 6, Sugi_1.0, whole genome shotgun sequence encodes:
- the LOC131048050 gene encoding uncharacterized protein LOC131048050, giving the protein MTSLIVLRSVAFLCAFAAIANAADSSGSIQPPIGNKLFIILKGRGVQVYQCQQNLSYTLDHATADLYGLMDFRYLYPKGQHYFLAYADGQGGKPTWSYFGEQSRTTSTVTGKVIGRKEELDTIPDLLLQATSHSGPGAFDKISYVSRSKSKGGVAPTGCNNTGEIIQVNYEAFYSFYIREMSKPVSLPLTLSISNTNVPVKSYFGQGMQIYCFNGSAWNFKNVSAELSSVPGQEVIGKHYFLGEPDQYGGQPTWETFMPYSRVTAKLQTRVVVDPNSVPWLSLQATTHMGSIYLLTSVSYVQRVSTTGGKPPESINGARIGDIYMSPYTALYWFYAPQRSI; this is encoded by the exons ATGACTTCACTAATTGTGTTGAGATCTGTTGCATTTCTGTGTGCTTTTGCTGCCATAGCCAACGCAGCTGATTCTTCTGGTTCCATCCAACCTCCTATAGGAAACAA ATTGTTCATCATACTGAAAGGCAGAGGCGTGCAAGTTTACCAGTGTCAACAAAACCTTTCATATACTCTCGATCATGCCACTGCAGATTTGTATGGATTGATGGATTTTAGATATTTGTATCCAAAAGGACAACATTATTTTCTTGCTTATGCAGATGGACAAGGAGGCAAGCCTACCTGGTCCTATTTTGGTGAGCAGAGCAGGACTACCAGTACAGTCACAG GAAAAGTGATTGGAAGAAAAGAAGAGTTAGACACAATCCCAGACCTATTGCTGCAAGCAACCTCCCATAGTGGCCCTGGTGCCTTTGATAAGATCTCCTATGTCTCTCGATCTAAAAGCAAAGGTGGTGTTGCACCAACAGGTTGCAATAATACAGGAGAAATCATTCAAGTAAATTATGAAGCGTTTTATAGTTTTTACATAAGAGAAATGAGTAAACCTGTGAGCCTGCCCTTAACTCTTTCAATTTCAAATACAAATGTACCTGTAAAGAGCTACTTTGGTCAAGGCATGCAAATATACTGCTTCAATGGATCTGCATGGAACTTTAAAAATGTTTCAGCTGAACTTTCATCAGTTCCTGGACAAGAGGTCATTGGAAAGCATTATTTCCTTGGTGAGCCAGATCAGTATGGAGGGCAACCCACATGGGAAACATTCATGCCCTACAGTAGGGTAACTGCAAAGCTCCAAACTCGAGTAGTAGTCGATCCAAATTCTGTTCCATGGCTTTCTTTGCAAGCTACAACTCATATGGGCAGCAT ATACTTGTTGACATCCGTCTCTTATGTGCAAAGAGTTTCTACAACTGGAGGAAAGCCTCCTGAAAGCATTAATGGAGCCCGAATTGGAGATATCTACATGTCTCCATATACTGCACTATATTGGTTTTATGCACCCCAACGATCTATATGA